In Salvelinus sp. IW2-2015 unplaced genomic scaffold, ASM291031v2 Un_scaffold7528, whole genome shotgun sequence, the genomic stretch AGtgaggtatatttaagcaataatgcatgAGAGAGtgaggtatatttaagcaataaggcctgagaggtatatttaagcaataaggcctgagaggtatatttaagcaataaggcctgagagaGTGAGGTATATTTAAGCAGTACAGCCTGAGAGAGTGAGGTATATTTAAGCAGTACAGCCTGAGAGAGTGAGGTATATTTAAGCAGTAAGGCCTGAGAGAGtgaggtatatttaagcaataaggcctgagagagtgaggtatatttaagcaataaggcctgagagagtaaggtatatttaagcaataatgcatgAGAGAGTGAGGTATATTTAATAATGCATGAGagagtgtggtatatggccaatataccacggctaagggctgttctaatttacgacgcaacgcggagtccctggatacaacccttagccgtggtatattggccatatataacaaacccctgaggtgccttattgctaccATAAACTctgattcattccttcaattattcCCTCTTCTCTTTGGTGTGCACAGGAATGATTCACGCTACTAAATCAAACAATTAGAAAGCGAGATGGTCTTATGTTGCTCAAACTAACCTTTCCTTTATTGGCAGAGTGCTTACTCCCTGGATGTTGTGTGCTGAAGTTTGTACTTATTCTTATACATTTTCTAATCACAATCAATTAGTTATTCTTCAATTTGCTGGTGCAAGAAAACGACAAGGACGACGATAACTGAGCCGGATTCGGGGTCGAGATCAGGATCCCAGTCATGTGTTTATAGCATTTATCTGAAAGATACTCACGATCTGTGTGTGGACTGTTTAGGGTTTGGAGGGTTCACAAgaggtcaatcaatcaaatggttTTTATAAAGCCCTTGTTACATCAGCTTTCATAGATAACCAGCAGGATCAGATAAAAACAATGATGGCTATAGAAGACAAACACTTCAACGCTTCAAGACTCAATATCAGTTTACTTTTCATAGTCAGGAATTCAAGGTGGAGTGGATCACAATAGGAAACAGTAAGGTCAAgtaaaaaaattatcaaaaacTGTATtcaatatcagttggcttttcataggcaTTCAACGGTTCAAAGTGGAGTGGATCACATGAGTTTACAGGACTCCTGAGGAACAGGTCTACTAATGAGCACATTCATTAACATTTCCATCTGTTTATTCTGTCCCTCAGCCTGATACTTGAATAATTCCAGCAGAACATTCTGAGACATGGTATTATTGGTGTCCCTTTTCAATTCATCCCTGTTCTTATTCTCCTCGATCTCTTGTCTCATTAGCTCAGCCTTCTCCTTATGGCCCTTCTCCATGAGATCTTTCTGCTCCTGCATCCTGCGGTCCAGGGTCCTGTTGAACTCCTGCTGCTGttgcttcttctcctcctccatcttctctttcATCTCCTTCAAGTACTTCTCCTGGCTAATGCGATTGTTCTCAATATTACACTCCATCTCTGCCTGTTGCGCCTTGAATGCTGCCTTCTCTTGCTCCAGCTCAGCTGTTTTCATCTTCTCAGCTggaagagccaaggagagagataAATAAGTAGGAAAACTGGACAACTCATTTTCCCATACAGATTCATACACATTAAAACCCTCTAGAGTCTATTGGCGCAACGGtacgtcaatctaagtaacataaaaTATACCCATTAAAATCTTACCGTTTTAAGCtagagatttatttatttatttatttattttgcattgGGCTGAgcctcaatccaccacatccattTATGTCGCcattccgcatctgcggtggaaagaGGCAGATCTACTGCGCTGTTTGTCGAAccaggagacatcctgaaaatcgatcttctcatgaaaacatctgtagcatccgaacggtttgacctacaaactaatatgaccatagaaaggggagactctcaccaACACGATGCTCCACgaccacaagtgtcacgggacttatctgaaggtaacccagtacCGGTTTAAAAAAGGAGGTAGCTTTTTGCAAACAAAGAAAAGTAAAATATTTgtccccaaaaaaatatattagtTTTTCCCACTGAGCTTTgttatatctcctagatttaggaaAGAtatttcaaaaccttattccttatgatttcatTTTTGACCTTCTTTTTTGCTATTTAATGTGTTTCTAgaggctatagtagtaaaggccaaattcaatattttataaaataattgttttatatagacttttttgtactttttagAATTAATCAAAGAACAAATGGGTGAGATGATCGTTGCTGGACCAGTCAACCACATTTTGAGTTATTTTGTAATTCAACTTTATCACCACTCTAAATTACCCTCACCAGCACATCTTGAATGTCTGAAGTTTGAAGAGGGGCGATTATTCAGTGCTTTGCAGTGGTGGGCTGGTTCCTAGCTCGGGCCTGGTCTATTCCCCTTgtacttttaaagagcaactgcctGTAAAAAACGGACTTCTCATTGAGTTAACAGCCTATGTGTCATCGATGAGTCCAACATTTATTCTACTATTAAAATGTACtaaaaagtgtaaataggataattttggtcatgaaGTCAGTCTCGCCCAAAACAGATTTTTGTGGTCGTGACTGCATCACaacgtaaatgaaggttgggtttgtatcaatcctgcccacatgcccCCTGATGGCAGCACTCAGGTAATCATCAATTCAGAGTGCAGCTGCACGCAACCCGATCGTAATGCCCGTGGTAAATTTGGGTTCAATTTGGATATCCCTACGGGGCTAGTTAGTCGGGTACCAGactggtatacagtgcattcaggaagtattcatacccctcgacttattccacattttgttgtggattaaatatttttttctctcacccatctacacacaataccctacaatgacaacatgttttaaactttaaaaataaatgtaatacaaacatgtctaatttacgtaagtattctcacccctgagtcaaaactgtaacggttttcttccattggtgaaggagaggaccaaaatgcagcgcggctagtgttcaacatatttaataaacaaagagacgaatacgtgaacactatacaacaacaaaacaagaaatgtgaaaaccgaaacagtcctatctggtgcagaacacaaacacagagacaggaaacaatcacccacaaaatcccaacacaaaacaagcctcctctatatgattctcaatcagggacaacgattgacagctgcctctgattgagaaccatattaggctggacacagaaacagacaaacaacatagaattcccacccagctcacgtcctgaccaacactaaacaagcaaaacacataagaactctggtcaggacgttacaaaaacagaatcacttttggcagcgattacatctgtgagtctttttgggtaagtctctaagagctttccacacctggattgtacaatatttgcccattattattttcaaaattcttcaaagtggttgtgttgttgaacattgctagacaaccatttccagtcttgccatagattttagcAGATAAGTCCAAACTCCAACACGGCCAAAACTGTAACTGTCTTCTTTGTAAGAAATtccagcgtagatttggccttgcgtttcaggttattctcctgctgaaaggtggaaaGCCGAACAAggttttcccctaggattttacctgtgcttagctccattccatttattgtttatcctgaaaaactcaagttcttaacgattacaagcatacccgtaacatgatgcagtcaccactatgcttgaacatgTGGAGTGGTACTCAgaaatgtgttgtattagatttgccccaaacactttgttttcatgacaaaaagtacatttctttgccacattatttgcagtattactttagtgcctcgttgcaaacaggatggatgtttacgaatattttttgttctgtacaggtttccatcttttcactctgtcaattaggttagtattgagaagtaactacaatgtttttgatccatcctttgttttcttctatcacagccattacactctgtaactgttttaatgtcaccattggcctagtggtgaaatccctgagcggtttccttcctttacggcaactgagttaaggatgcctgtatctttgtaaagACTGGGTGAAttccatccaaagtataattaagaACTTTACCATggccaaagggatattcagcgtctgcttttattctttttacccatctaccaataggtgaatttctttgcgaggcatttgaaaacctccctggtctttgtggttgaatctgtgtttgaaaaagtcaaagggtgggaatactttctgaaggcactggaaaTAAAATAATACCATTCAAAATAGCAGATACTAGCAAAAATCTTATTTGTGAAATCTTTCATAATTTATATGTTCTAGTTGGCCACCAataatactttttactccataataCTTAAAGTTGTCTTTTTGGGCGGGGCCTGGCATTAGGGCGGGGCCACCAGTCTTGTTTGCATCTTCTGAACATTAACCTACAACAgttgattattattttataattggAAGTAAAAAAGATGGAGGTGTGGCTTACCTTTTAATTTTTTCTCATTTTCAGTCAGTCTTTTGTCAGCTCGCAGGATGGAGTTGGACTCTGCACTCTTTCCCTTCAGGAACTGCTCCAGAACCTCCTCAGCCTGCAGAAAACACGCCTTATAGGTTGTTGCATTGATTTTCATTCAAACCGTAACCAGGTGACTGAAATTAGTTGAAATGTTTAATTGGTCATTATTGACTAATGATGGATGTTTTTGATTCTCTAATACACTacgttgttgatgttgtttgggTTCTAGCTCTTACACTGACTCCTTTGTTAGGCTCGGCCCGGTACTGTGCCACTATGTTTTCATGGTGATTGCAGTAAAGCTCATAGCCTCCTGGTGTGGCGTACGTCCCCTCCTTCATCCCCTGATCCATCGGAGCAGACAGATTCTCCAGAAGGGCCTTGCACTTCTTCTCGGAGGCAtccttgttttgtttgataaggtCGGCGGAGTGGTTACTAATGGCCTCCTGAAAGATTTATTGGGGAATTTTCAGATTCAGGTATGTGAGTCCCGGTATGCCATGTTCCTACAGTGATAAAGGGTTACATATTGGCTCCATATCTATATTAGACTTTTATTCAATATAGTGTAATTTTTAATCCAAGATTAAAAATCTAATCTGAGCACTGATTTTCACGGTAGTGTTCTTTTGTTTCTAGAAGTTAATTGATTGAGGAATTGCACTGATTGGCCAAATTCCACCTGGTGTCACtggtgttactgttactgttgatTATCATTTTGTTGCATAAGATAATCAATCATGTACCAGGCACAGATCTAGAATGATGATCCATACCGCAAGAGCTTTCAAGAATTCCCCATTTTCGTCTTTGAAGGATCGCTTCATGAACACCTGTGTGGCCTGGTCCTCTGAGCGAAGCTGGTTCTCTGACAGCTGATCATTGTCCACCGGGAATAAGGCCTTCACATCCTCCATTCCCTTCTGGTACACCGCCAGGCCCTCATCTACAGCAGCCTGGTTCTCAGTTTTAGCCATGGCCAACACAGCATTCTCCAGACAGGGTACAATGCCTTTGGCTATGGTCTCCACATAGGTGGTGACCAAGTGCCCCAGCACTGCAATCAGATAGGTGGGAGGAAAAATATGTGGCACTAAATATTTAGTGGTACAATAAAATTCAATTTATCAATATATTTATCCATTTTCACACTGTCCTGTAGGTAGATATCTGACTCACTCTCTCCAGTCAATGTGTGTCCCCCTATAACAGTCTTCGTACGGCTCTCCTGGAAAATGAGGCAGCAGAAAGTATCTGCGACCTCTCTGAAGCTTTCAGAAAGCTCAGCCTCGTCCATGGAGTCCAGTCGTTMCATGTTGTCAGGAGTTGTAGGGGAGGGGAACACAAAACACTTGCGTGAGGGGAAGAAGTTCCGGATGCACTCTCGCGGGAGGTTGTAGTCATTGATCTTTTTACTAGTACCTGAAAGATAACATTGGCATTACTAGTTTTTATAGTACAAGCAGATCTTGGTAcgtcccaataatatctcctttctcctccaacctatcagagctcttacagcatgaactgacatgttgtcaacccaatcaaaggatcagagaattaatctagtactgaaagcataagctYCAGATAGCTAGCACTACTGTGTATAACATTTGGTGAGTAAGGGACAAAAAGATAGAGACAATAGATCAACAGTTTTTAACtaattaatttctttaaaaatgaaggagacgcagaagagagagagagcaatatttagttgcattttttaaactttcaaaTGCAACTAGCTAGATTATCCTACTCAAACATAAGGCTAAAACAgtgagggatgctatgttagctagccttccatggctatccaacactggaactcgtCCAAGGTAAACTTTGGTTTTGAGAATTAATTGCCACCTGGGCCTGCAGGTGTAACTGRtaaactgcttgctgactgtacactgtactggYTGATTGTAGCtggtttactaatgcattagttctagtagctaWGTTGTCTAGCTATGARGTWagctaatatggtgacaatgatctaggctgtgtgtagcggttagtggttatgatatgaaggtttggtttGTTAAGGTATTTWTcttctggtcacagacagctgatgtgttgtacactgaagtccacaagcgaaaggaaaaggtgagaggaggagagtgcgtagatgtgagaaggaattatacaatgaacaaaatgatcatgctgtttgtatgtgtttgcgtgtgatcagaggtgtattcattcccccgattctgttgaaaaacatttcttaaacggaaggtGGTTCAAATGGTTCaaaaaggaaataaacatacgtgAATTTGTCCGATAGAAATTCTCATTGTATGTAGCTCAAAAACACAATGTTCAAAAGGGGTTGAAGGTAATAAATCACGCCGGTGTGATTGTAGGACTCAAACCGAGATGGATAAAAACAACACGTTTTAGGTCTATTGCTGATTGATCATGATTATACTGTAATTTGAAAATATTAGAGGtatttttaagcaataaggcctgagagaGTGAGGTATATTTAAGTAACAAGGCCTGAGAGAATgtcatatatttaagcaataaagcccgagggggtgtggtatgtggCAAATATAGcacggctaagtgctgttcttaagcaagacgcaacgcggagtgcctggtctcagcccttagccgtggtatattggccatataccacaaaccctgaggtgccttattgctattataatctgtttaccaacgtaattagagcagtaaaaatacatgttttgtcatacccgtggtatacggtctaatataccatggctgtcagccaatcctCATTCAGGTCTCAAACCACCACGTGtggtttatttaagcaataaggcctgagagaGTGAGGTATATTTAAGCGATAAGGCCTGTggaggatgaatcagaattagttgggtaacatagataaataatatgttttatttacataatatgctaATGTGAGATACTTGTGAAGGGATGgtgtgattaagggggaaccaattatctcttggctccacaatgtcAATACACCAGGCACTCCcttcttttcccattggggggtggagtatggcagtgtctggaaccattgtatgtcccctctgatgttgcacttatcttgAGATAGTGAGCTTGTCCAGAAGTGGGGtgtacttgagatgggagtatctagagttgacaattgagttatgccttggatgaggtaatgttttggtactatgaagtaccaggaacgagattagaacctcgtcttagagaccaaactgaacaataATTTATAGATAATgatatctggctatgggatactcctctctcaagtaagtctttctttgtgaactgttcctaagatctgtggtttgtcatgccGACTATAAaaggctataaaagatcttggtattcttttgtagggactcagaattcattatagacactgaattgatctgagagtcaaggggctatggtgaagctcatataattaaagaggaagtttaagtataactctgactggtgtgtggtttgtaactctcctcatttggtaatacaggaaattgccacgacaggCCTGAGAGAGTGAGGTATATTTAAATAATAAGGCCTGAGAGAGAGGTATATTTAAGTAATAAGGACTTAGAGAGTGAAGTATATTTATGTAATACAGCCTACGAGAGTGAGGTATATTTATGTAATATAGCCTGAGAGAGTGAGGTATATTTATGTAATACAGCCTGAGAGAGTGAGGTATATTTAAGTAATACAGCCTGAGAGAGTGAGGTATATTTCTATAATAAGGCCTTAGAGAGTGAGGTATATttcagcaataaggcctgagagaGTGAGGTATGTGTGTAGTGTCTCGGGTTTGGAGCATGCTCAGGCAGCCCTCGGTGAAACCAGACTGTGTGCGCATTGCAACATACTACGTACAAACTCCCTTAAAGACATGTAGTGTTCTTGAGGAAGCTTGGAATTGCCAATGGCGACCGAGTTGTGAGaagcatattgttttttttataaacgGACTGGGTTGCAGTTAAAGATGCTCGCTATCCTAGCTTGCCAGAGCCCTTTTTGCCCATAAAGGGGCTTCACGCTGGCTTTACAGTTACATAGAAGCACTACGTATGTTGGAAGCTTGTCCATGTTTGATGTTCCCCCCTTTGTTACCCCATGTTCCACGGTGTCAACGGGGTTCAGGAGCTATATCAATCTCTCCAGGGTTAGAGTGAGAAGTTGGGTCTCTATCCACAAGAGGGCGCCACTCCCCCATAGACATTTGCCCCAAAGGTCATGGCTCTGTTCTACAGGTCCTTCGTTTTGAGCTATTTCCCTTTTCACTTCCTGCCTTTGCTTCTGAAGAGCAACAGAGGTTACATGCCCCGTGTCCAGTGTGAGCTTTATGCACATATATTGAATGGACCTGGGAAATCCGGTGATGAGACCAactttttgtctgttttgctaaTCCATGTTGTGGCAGGATGCTCTCCAAACAGCGCCTGTCCCACTGGATTGTGTAGGCTATCACCTTGGCACGTAGCAGCAAGGAGAAAGGGTTAACTAGTGGTGTTCGCGCCCACTCCACCAGGGTCTGGCAGCGTCTTTAATGGGTTGACTGTAGGAGATATTTGGGCTGTAGCATCACCACAGACTGTTGAGGTTTTATCACTACTCCCACAGCATGCTTAAAGCTGGGACAGTGGAAAGTCACTAGGCAGCGCACAGCGAGCACAATACCCAGACTGACGCATCTGGCGGTgtcaggtctgggtggtctgCTCTGGGCCGTTCCATTTAGCGTCCATTGGGGTCGTCTTGGCCGTGATTATATTTCCCCACAGTATGTTGTGCCGAAGTCGACTTACTAAAAGGTAATGTTTTATACTTTTTCTTTATTCACCACATGATTCATCCGACGTGCATCAGTCACTCCAGGAATATTTTTCATCTCTTCAACATCCACTTCCCATGAGACGCCAGATATAACCCCCTTGAGGGGGGCCCTGTTcctaagagacacacacaacactttaaACTTATCAAATCGGGTGAGACGCCAAACGTTTCTTCTGATCCGCAGAAGCACAACAAATCTAAACAAGCCCACCTCTTGTGATCCTCACAGCCTTCACTTTTCCCAGCACGCTCACTTCCAGTTTGGATATCTCAAATGGATTCCTCAAGATTGGTAAACAGATtgaatttttttaacctttatttaactaggcgagtcagttaagagcaaattcttatttataatgatggtctagcggggaacagtgggttaacttccttgttcagtgGTAGAAcgtcagatttttattttgtcagctcgaggattcgatccagcaacctttcggttacaggcccaacgctctaaccactagactacctgccacccctgtaacattatgtaaaatgtatatatatgtagCAGAAAGCTGTACAAGAAAACAACAAAGATATTTTTCATCTGAAGAGGTGGATTggttcaaataaaatacaaattataataataattgcaGGAATTAATCAGAGCCTCACGCTTATCATCTGTGGGAGGTGGGGCTTACAGCAAGGAGCGGATTTCATTGGTCATGTCAGGCAtgattgtagatccttcaaccgaagtcgcgagagtgcgactccccatagtatgttgtactctttcagggaacagtagttctAGTCATAACGCTACGCTTTGCATCAtaccgtggtatattgtctgatatacacacAGCTGGAATGCTGTTTAAGTCAATCATCATCTAGGTCTCAAACTACCTGGTTTATAATAATCAAAATCACCTTTCTTGAGTTGCAGGGAATTCTCCAGATACTGGTCTGCAGTGATTTCTCTGCCGTCGATCTCAAGCTTCAGAGTGAAATCTCTGACGGTCCACACAAAATCAGGAAAGAACTGCATAAAATGggtgccctctccttcctcctcatcgTCAGTGGAAGACTTCACCTTGATCATCTCTGTCAGCTCGTTCACATATCTATAGGACCGGTTGAGGATTGATACAGGAGTTCCCAAAGCTCATGTCAATTTCATGCACAGTTTGTGTACAGGGGCTTGAATTTCAGGGaggtgaaaaacaaacaaacaaaaaataagaatTTTCAGTTTAAGATTCAACTGACACAGTAACATAATTCGTTTGAAAGTCACAGACATTGCTTTAAGTCAACATCAGCTCTTTAAAGCACACTAAATCTAAGAATCAATCTGAGATGACTGTCAAAAGACTAACAAACTATCACATCAAAGACAACAGATTCATTCCACAAGATGCAACAGAATGGAGCCAAATGTTGACCCAAAAGGATACTGAAGCTTCTCCACAGCATCATTGTCGATGGTCCCTCGACTGTTGTAGACCAGAGTACTGCTTAACAGAACAGCCAGGGAGAAGATCCAGGCATCATTCTCAGAATCCCCCTGAAACAAGTATGACGACATGTATTGGATCTCTGACTAAGTAATCATCTCATTTAAATGATGAGTGTGCAGATATGTGTTCACTGTGCTTTGTTGGTAAATGAAGGAATGTGAATCTTTAATGTGGATTGTAAAGAGATTGAACTTTGACCTCCCACCTTCTCCACGTCACCCAGCCCCTCTGTATCCAGCAGCACCAGGGTGTGGTCTTTTTTTTTAGGATGAGGGACACACCACATCCAGATGCCTTTAGTCTTGGACTGGATGGTGGCTCCAAGGGCAAAACCTAAATGAACAGAGATTGAGGACATTTACAGTATAAATATTACACCAGCCTATAACACTGTTACAGAGCTGGACCAGAACTAATGCAGACCAGAGCTATCTAACTCTGGTCTAAGGCGTAGCTAGCCATTTCTGGTCTGCAGTAGTTCTGGTCCGcactagggggggggggaaaataaaaataaataattcactaAAGAATTAAGAAAAACTTAATCTAAAAAACCTCACTCTACACTATAAAGAACTAATATACCTCACTTCTCTCAGCCTCTACTGCTTTAAATATACCTCACTCTCTCAGGCTGTACTGCTTAAAATATACCTCACTCTCTCAGGCTGTACTGCTTAAATATACCTCACtctctcaggccttattgcttaaatataacctCTCAGGcctattgcttaaatatacctctCAGGCCTTATGCTTAATATACCTCACTCTCTCagcattattgcttaaatatacctccACTCTCTCAGGCTGTACTGCTTAAAGTATACCTCACTCTCTCTGCATTATTGCTAAATATACCTCACTCTCTCAGCTGTACTGCTTAAATATACTCTCTCTCAGCTTACTGCTTAATATACCTCACTCTCTCAGGCCTTATTGTTAAATATACCCACTTCTCAGCTTACTGCTTA encodes the following:
- the LOC112079289 gene encoding guanylate-binding protein 1-like isoform X1; the protein is MWCVPHPKKKDHTLVLLDTEGLGDVEKGDSENDAWIFSLAVLLSSTLVYNSRGTIDNDAVEKLQYVNELTEMIKVKSSTDDEEEGEGTHFMQFFPDFVWTVRDFTLKLEIDGREITADQYLENSLQLKKGTSKKINDYNLPRECIRNFFPSRKCFVFPSPTTPDNMXRLDSMDEAELSESFREVADTFCCLIFQESRTKTVIGGHTLTGESESDIYLQDMLGHLVTTYVETIAKGIVPCLENAVLAMAKTENQAAVDEGLAVYQKGMEDVKALFPVDNDQLSENQLRSEDQATQVFMKRSFKDENGEFLKALAEAISNHSADLIKQNKDASEKKCKALLENLSAPMDQGMKEGTYATPGGYELYCNHHENIVAQYRAEPNKGVSAEEVLEQFLKGKSAESNSILRADKRLTENEKKLKAEKMKTAELEQEKAAFKAQQAEMECNIENNRISQEKYLKEMKEKMEEEKKQQQQEFNRTLDRRMQEQKDLMEKGHKEKAELMRQEIEENKNRDELKRDTNNTMSQNVLLELFKYQAEGQNKQMEMLMNVLISRPVPQESCKLM
- the LOC112079289 gene encoding guanylate-binding protein 1-like isoform X2, with protein sequence MWCVPHPKKKDHTLVLLDTEGLGDVEKGDSENDAWIFSLAVLLSSTLVYNSRGTIDNDAVEKLQYVNELTEMIKVKSSTDDEEEGEGTHFMQFFPDFVWTVRDFTLKLEIDGREITADQYLENSLQLKKGTSKKINDYNLPRECIRNFFPSRKCFVFPSPTTPDNMXRLDSMDEAELSESFREVADTFCCLIFQESRTKTVIGGHTLTGEMLGHLVTTYVETIAKGIVPCLENAVLAMAKTENQAAVDEGLAVYQKGMEDVKALFPVDNDQLSENQLRSEDQATQVFMKRSFKDENGEFLKALAEAISNHSADLIKQNKDASEKKCKALLENLSAPMDQGMKEGTYATPGGYELYCNHHENIVAQYRAEPNKGVSAEEVLEQFLKGKSAESNSILRADKRLTENEKKLKAEKMKTAELEQEKAAFKAQQAEMECNIENNRISQEKYLKEMKEKMEEEKKQQQQEFNRTLDRRMQEQKDLMEKGHKEKAELMRQEIEENKNRDELKRDTNNTMSQNVLLELFKYQAEGQNKQMEMLMNVLISRPVPQESCKLM